In one Liolophura sinensis isolate JHLJ2023 chromosome 11, CUHK_Ljap_v2, whole genome shotgun sequence genomic region, the following are encoded:
- the LOC135478269 gene encoding mesenchyme-specific cell surface glycoprotein-like, which yields MKFLHSISVGSLPDMIEVTKDCRTIIAVIEGEPYMQGNQLVDPLGGVTLIRFSSTDLSGQYQTKRLDFSGFSAAEYEARGVRFIYKENGNTFARDLEPEYVTLNEDETIAYICIQENNAIATVDISNFNTARITELYPLGYADWSQSTLDASDRDNSINMKSWDVYGMYQPDTIKYFKLNNQPYLVTMNEGDAKDYDSWSEEMRGQDFLLNNMVDDDAVDPVFKDNLAVVTALGRLKFSTASGKTPGSEKYSSFYAFGSRGFSFRSATDMSLVWDSTNAMETVMKNNMANIFNANANDGKDPVVSTFDKRSDDKGPETEAGDVGTIGSDTVFFIGNERTGTIAIYSVKHDLTNPVFHSINYGGNLTMSDSWEYQYNVRRIGDMDPEDIKFISARDSPLLGQDLLVVTGAVSGTLAVYAVIDDDGTGTADPMDVLLRKLFDNGDGDSDEFISKMEFRTFIVGSADLNGLCV from the exons ATGAAGTTCTTACATTCGATATCAG TCGGCTCCCTGCCTGATATGATTGAGGTCACCAAAGACTGCCGCACGATCATAGCTGTCATCGAAGGAGAACCATATATGCAAGGGAATCAACTTGTGGACCCATTAGGTGGCGTTACCCTCATTAGATTCTCCTCTACTGATTTGAGTGGGCAGTATCAGACAAAGAGACTGGATTTCTCAGGGTTCAG TGCAGCAGAATATGAAGCACGGGGCGTCCGATTCATTTATAAGGAGAACGGAAACACGTTTGCACGTGACCTGGAGCCTGAATACGTCACTCTGAATGAGGATGAGACCATAGCGTATATATGCATACAG GAAAACAATGCCATAGCCACGGTTGATATCAGTAACTTTAACACCGCTCGGATCACAGAACTGTATCCCCTGGGATACGCAGACTGGTCTCAATCCACGCTGGACGCCAGCGATAGAGACAATA GTATAAACATGAAGAGTTGGGATGTGTACGGAATGTACCAGCCAGATACCATCAAATACTTCAAACTGAACAACCAGCCTTATCTAGTGACAATGAACGAGGGTGATGCCAAAGACTACGATTCCTGGTCTGAAGAGATGAGGGGGCAGGACTTTTTATTAA ATAACATGGTAGACGATGACGCTGTAGACCCGGTTTTCAAGGACAACTTGGCTGTTGTTACAGCTTTGG GACGTTTGAAGTTCAGCACAGCCTCCGGAAAGACACCAGGGAGCGAGAAATACTCGTCGTTCTATGCCTTTGGGTCACGTGGTTTCAGTTTCCGGTCGGCTACGGACATGAGCCTCGTTTGGGATAGTACGAATGCCATGGAAACCGTGATGAAAAACAACATGGCTAATATTTTTAATGCGAACGCTAACGATGGGAAAGACCCTGTGGTGTCAACTTTCGACAAGAGATCGGATGACAAG GGCCCGGAGACAGAAGCTGGTGACGTGGGCACGATCGGTTCTGACACTGTTTTCTTCATTGGTAACGAGAGAACGGGAACAATCGCGATCTATTCCGTGAAACACGACCTGACCAATCCGGTGTTCCACAGCATAAACTACGGCGGGAACCTGACCATGTCTGACAGCTGGGAATATCAATACAACGTGAGGAGGATCGGGGATATGGACCCTGAGGACATTAA GTTCATCTCGGCCCGTGACAGCCCACTCCTGGGACAGGACCTGTTGGTTGTGACAGGAGCCGTGAGCGGTACACTCGCTGTATACGCTGTGATAGACGACGACGGTACTG GTACGGCCGACCCCATGGACGTTTTGCTCAGGAAACTTTTCGACAATGGCGACGGCGACTCAGACGAATTCATTTCCAAGATGGAATTTCGGACATTCATCGTGGGGAGCGCTGATTTGAACGGTTTGTGTGTTTAG